A single window of Kitasatospora sp. HUAS MG31 DNA harbors:
- the tpiA gene encoding triose-phosphate isomerase, which yields MTERLPLMAGNWKMNLNHLEAIQHTQKLAFALADKDYEAVEVAVLVPFTDLRSVQTLVDGDKLKIKYGSQDISQHDSGAYTGEVSGPMLAKLKCAYAVIGHSERRQYHGEDEAIVNAKVKAAYRSGITPILCIGEPLDIRKAGTHVAYTLAQLDGALEGVSAADAESIVVAYEPVWAIGTGEVATPEDAQEVCGAIRARLAELYSAELADKVRVLYGGSVKSSSAAGLMAKADIDGGLIGGASLDADEFVKIVRYREQAVG from the coding sequence ATGACTGAGCGTCTCCCGCTGATGGCGGGCAACTGGAAGATGAACCTCAACCACCTCGAGGCCATCCAGCACACCCAGAAGCTGGCCTTCGCGCTGGCCGACAAGGACTACGAGGCCGTCGAGGTGGCCGTCCTGGTCCCGTTCACCGACCTCCGGTCGGTGCAGACCCTGGTCGACGGCGACAAGCTGAAGATCAAGTACGGCTCGCAGGACATCTCGCAGCACGACTCCGGTGCCTACACCGGCGAGGTCTCCGGCCCGATGCTGGCCAAGCTGAAGTGCGCCTACGCGGTGATCGGCCACTCCGAGCGCCGCCAGTACCACGGCGAGGACGAGGCGATCGTCAACGCCAAGGTGAAGGCCGCCTACCGCAGCGGGATCACCCCGATCCTGTGCATCGGCGAGCCGCTGGACATCCGCAAGGCCGGCACCCACGTCGCGTACACCCTGGCGCAGCTGGACGGCGCCCTGGAGGGCGTGTCCGCCGCCGACGCCGAGTCGATCGTCGTCGCGTACGAGCCGGTCTGGGCGATCGGCACCGGCGAGGTGGCCACCCCCGAGGACGCGCAGGAGGTCTGCGGGGCGATCCGCGCCCGCCTGGCGGAGCTGTACTCGGCCGAGCTGGCCGACAAGGTCCGCGTGCTGTACGGCGGTTCGGTGAAGTCCTCCAGCGCGGCCGGCCTGATGGCCAAGGCGGACATCGACGGCGGCCTGATCGGCGGTGCCTCCCTGGACGCCGACGAGTTCGTCAAGATCGTGCGCTACCGTGAGCAGGCAGTAGGCTAA
- the opcA gene encoding glucose-6-phosphate dehydrogenase assembly protein OpcA — MKIDLTNTTSSKINAALMDARRASGSTAAGMVLTLVIVTDEGSAYDALKAANDASREHPSRTLAVIKRAGRSPRARAETRLDAEVLVGSDAGSGETVILRMHGELAAHAQSVVLPLLLPDAPVVVWWPDNAPQHPARDPLGALAQRRITDAVTAESPVGQLAQRAESYTPGDTDLAWTRITGWRSMLAAALDQRPSTITSAVVEGESYNPSVELLGLWLHNRLRVPVERVVTAGPGITAVRLRTDDGEIVLDRPDGLLGTLSMPRSPDRQVALKRRETSELIAEELRRLDPDDIYASAVRTPVDRLREPSAEQAGSDPAGDDAVPAAVAAGARVTARLSEAGDESVADTADGADPEAVAAGKPAGKKGAASRKRAAS, encoded by the coding sequence ATGAAGATCGACCTGACGAACACCACGTCCAGCAAGATCAACGCAGCCCTGATGGACGCCCGCCGGGCCAGCGGTTCCACCGCGGCCGGCATGGTGCTCACGCTGGTGATCGTGACCGACGAGGGCAGCGCGTACGACGCCCTCAAGGCCGCCAACGACGCCTCCCGCGAGCACCCGTCCCGGACGCTGGCGGTGATCAAGCGCGCGGGCCGCTCCCCCAGGGCCCGTGCCGAGACGCGACTGGACGCCGAGGTGCTGGTGGGCTCCGACGCCGGTTCCGGCGAGACGGTCATCCTCCGGATGCACGGCGAGCTCGCCGCGCACGCCCAGTCCGTGGTGCTGCCGCTGCTGCTGCCCGACGCCCCCGTGGTGGTCTGGTGGCCGGACAACGCCCCGCAGCACCCGGCCCGGGACCCGCTGGGCGCGCTCGCCCAGCGCCGGATCACCGACGCCGTCACCGCGGAGTCCCCGGTCGGCCAGCTCGCCCAGCGGGCCGAGAGCTACACCCCGGGCGACACCGACCTGGCCTGGACCCGGATCACCGGCTGGCGCTCCATGCTGGCCGCCGCACTGGACCAGCGGCCGTCCACGATCACCTCCGCGGTGGTCGAGGGCGAGTCGTACAACCCCAGCGTGGAGCTGCTCGGGCTGTGGCTGCACAACCGGCTGCGGGTCCCGGTCGAGCGGGTGGTCACCGCCGGCCCCGGCATCACCGCCGTCCGGCTGCGGACCGACGACGGAGAGATCGTGCTCGACCGGCCGGACGGCCTGCTGGGCACCCTCTCCATGCCGCGCTCGCCCGACCGCCAGGTCGCGCTGAAGCGGCGGGAGACCTCGGAGCTGATCGCCGAGGAGCTGCGCAGGCTCGACCCGGACGACATCTACGCCTCGGCCGTCCGCACGCCGGTCGACCGGCTGCGGGAGCCGTCCGCGGAGCAGGCCGGGTCCGACCCGGCCGGCGACGACGCCGTCCCGGCGGCGGTGGCCGCGGGGGCGCGGGTGACGGCCCGGCTGTCGGAGGCCGGGGACGAGTCCGTCGCCGACACCGCCGACGGCGCGGACCCGGAGGCCGTCGCGGCGGGGAAGCCCGCCGGGAAGAAGGGCGCCGCGTCCCGGAAGCGGGCCGCCTCGTGA
- the pgl gene encoding 6-phosphogluconolactonase, translating to MAQAAAARLITRIVDAQAARGTASVVLTGGRNGNALLAAIAASPARDAVDWARLDLWWGDERFVPAADPDRNAVQARGELLDRVPLDPARVHVMPASDGVHGSDVEAAAAAYAEELAKAAAPGARVRVPAFDVLLLGVGPDTHVASLFPEHPGIRETERTVVGVRGAPKPPPTRISLTLPAIRAAREVWLLAAGEDKADAVALALAGPGELQAPASGARGTGRTLWLLDRAAAARIPAQLYPPASA from the coding sequence ATGGCCCAGGCCGCCGCCGCCCGGCTGATCACCCGGATCGTGGACGCCCAGGCCGCCCGTGGCACCGCCTCGGTGGTGCTCACCGGCGGCCGCAACGGCAACGCCCTGCTCGCCGCGATCGCCGCCTCCCCGGCGCGCGACGCGGTGGACTGGGCTCGGCTCGACCTGTGGTGGGGCGACGAGCGGTTCGTCCCGGCCGCGGACCCGGACCGCAACGCGGTGCAGGCCCGCGGGGAGCTGCTCGACCGGGTCCCGCTGGACCCGGCGCGGGTCCACGTGATGCCCGCCTCGGACGGGGTGCACGGCTCGGACGTGGAGGCCGCCGCGGCGGCCTACGCCGAGGAGCTGGCGAAGGCGGCGGCGCCGGGGGCGCGGGTCCGGGTACCCGCGTTCGACGTGCTGCTGCTGGGCGTCGGTCCGGACACCCACGTGGCCTCGCTCTTCCCGGAGCACCCCGGTATCCGGGAGACCGAGCGCACCGTGGTCGGCGTGCGGGGGGCTCCGAAGCCTCCGCCCACCCGGATCTCGCTGACGCTGCCCGCGATCCGGGCCGCCCGCGAGGTCTGGCTGCTGGCGGCCGGCGAGGACAAGGCCGACGCGGTCGCCCTGGCCCTGGCCGGCCCGGGCGAACTCCAGGCCCCCGCCTCCGGCGCCCGCGGCACCGGACGGACCCTGTGGCTCCTCGACCGCGCCGCCGCCGCCCGCATCCCCGCCCAGCTCTACCCACCGGCCTCCGCCTGA
- the secG gene encoding preprotein translocase subunit SecG, with translation MILGFSIALIILSVLMILLVLLHKGKGGGLSDMFGGGAMSTGGGSAVAERNLDRITIVVGLGWFASVVVLSLLLKYK, from the coding sequence GTGATTCTCGGGTTCTCGATTGCCCTGATCATCCTGAGCGTGCTGATGATCCTCCTGGTGCTGCTGCACAAGGGGAAGGGCGGCGGTCTGTCCGACATGTTCGGCGGCGGCGCGATGTCCACCGGCGGCGGCTCGGCCGTGGCCGAGCGCAACCTCGACCGCATCACCATCGTCGTGGGCCTGGGCTGGTTCGCCTCCGTCGTGGTGCTGAGCCTGCTGCTCAAGTACAAGTGA
- a CDS encoding RNA polymerase-binding protein RbpA encodes MASGNAIRGSRVGAGPMGEAERGESAPRNRISFWCANKHETRPSFAAEAAIPDTWDCPRCGFPAGQDEHNPPAPARNEPYKTHLAYVRERRTDADGEAILAEALAKLRGEI; translated from the coding sequence GTGGCAAGTGGCAACGCCATCCGAGGCAGCAGAGTCGGCGCCGGCCCGATGGGCGAGGCGGAGCGCGGCGAGTCCGCCCCCCGCAACCGGATCTCCTTCTGGTGCGCCAACAAGCACGAGACGCGCCCCAGCTTCGCCGCCGAAGCGGCCATCCCGGACACCTGGGACTGCCCGCGCTGCGGTTTCCCCGCCGGTCAGGACGAGCACAACCCGCCGGCGCCGGCCCGCAACGAGCCGTACAAGACGCACCTCGCCTACGTGCGGGAGCGTCGGACCGACGCGGACGGCGAGGCGATCCTCGCGGAGGCGCTGGCCAAGCTCCGCGGCGAGATCTGA